Proteins from a single region of Thermococcus sp. EP1:
- a CDS encoding ABC transporter ATP-binding protein, translating to MSFIKTIGITKRYDNGEPPALEDVNLEIKKGEIFCIMGHSGAGKTTLLRILALLEKPDSGEYYFDGTKVSWNDDLRKNITMVFQIPVMFNTTVFKNIAYGLKIRGYSKDEIKKKVEEVLELVRLQGYENRRAKYLSGGEKQRVAIARAIVLEPKLLLMDEPTANLDPTNSAIIEEIVKEIVKEKETTILFSTHNLFQAKRLAHRVAHIYKGKIIEIGKTKEVFERPRNELTKRFINGELF from the coding sequence ATGAGCTTCATCAAAACAATTGGAATTACAAAGAGGTATGATAATGGAGAACCTCCAGCGCTTGAAGATGTAAATCTCGAAATTAAAAAAGGAGAGATATTCTGCATAATGGGACATAGTGGGGCTGGAAAAACTACACTATTAAGGATTTTAGCCCTTTTAGAAAAGCCAGACTCAGGAGAGTACTACTTTGATGGAACCAAAGTGAGCTGGAATGACGATTTAAGAAAAAACATTACAATGGTTTTTCAAATTCCCGTGATGTTTAACACTACCGTTTTTAAGAACATAGCATATGGCCTAAAAATCAGGGGATACTCAAAAGATGAGATAAAGAAAAAAGTCGAGGAAGTTTTAGAGCTAGTTAGACTCCAAGGTTATGAAAATAGGAGAGCAAAATATCTTTCAGGAGGAGAAAAACAACGAGTTGCCATAGCAAGGGCAATTGTCCTCGAACCAAAGCTTTTACTTATGGACGAACCGACTGCAAATTTAGACCCAACAAATTCTGCTATAATCGAGGAAATAGTTAAGGAAATAGTTAAAGAAAAGGAAACTACAATACTCTTTTCAACTCATAATCTATTCCAAGCAAAACGACTGGCCCACAGAGTGGCCCATATATACAAAGGAAAGATCATCGAGATAGGAAAGACAAAAGAAGTTTTTGAACGACCAAGGAATGAACTAACAAAGAGGTTTATTAATGGGGAGCTCTTCTGA
- a CDS encoding ABC transporter permease — protein sequence MAWEYIIQGFSEALGLITEPYIIEIALRSIKVSGIATVMAVAWSLPLSMLIGLKNFRGKWLVKTFINGLMGVPTVIWGLILYLLLVPRGPLGTLGLLYTEMGISFGQALLITPIIMSIVVNSLEAIENEIRELALTLGADEIRASFQVVIESVGGIILAIIAGFNRAIAELGIALMIGGNIYVKGGHYNTRVLTTAIQMYTVRAEISVAIALGIILMGIVLGVNLLSNLIRKWLT from the coding sequence ATGGCATGGGAGTATATAATCCAGGGATTTTCAGAGGCCCTAGGACTTATAACAGAGCCTTATATTATTGAAATAGCCCTAAGGTCAATAAAAGTATCAGGAATAGCTACAGTAATGGCCGTTGCCTGGTCACTTCCCCTATCCATGTTAATAGGTCTTAAAAATTTCCGAGGAAAATGGCTTGTTAAAACATTCATTAATGGTCTTATGGGGGTACCAACGGTTATTTGGGGCCTCATACTCTACCTCCTTCTTGTGCCACGGGGGCCCCTTGGAACACTTGGTCTTCTCTATACAGAAATGGGAATAAGCTTTGGTCAGGCTTTACTCATAACCCCAATAATAATGAGCATAGTAGTGAACTCTCTCGAAGCAATTGAAAACGAGATTAGAGAATTGGCTTTAACCCTTGGTGCAGATGAGATTAGAGCATCATTCCAAGTGGTTATAGAGAGTGTTGGAGGGATAATACTAGCAATAATCGCTGGATTTAATAGAGCAATTGCTGAACTGGGAATAGCTCTTATGATTGGAGGAAATATATACGTGAAAGGGGGGCATTACAACACGAGAGTACTAACCACGGCAATTCAGATGTACACTGTAAGAGCTGAGATCAGCGTCGCCATAGCCCTTGGGATAATACTGATGGGGATTGTTTTGGGAGTAAATCTTCTATCAAATCTCATCAGGAAGTGGTTAACATGA
- a CDS encoding substrate-binding domain-containing protein, with amino-acid sequence MKRMTFIFVVFLIVSVAIGCIGTPKAENTTTETPRVLTISTTTSLYDTGILEEVVAPAFKEKYGIELRFIPKGTGGAIMDAKNGASDAILVHALSKEQAFMEEGYGVNRKVFAYNFFVIVGPKSDPAGIKGLGVTEALKKLVEYGRMHPDQLVWISRDDGSGTNTKEIALWKAAGFSFEELKNEKWFGTTGSGMGNTLLYTSERKAYTLSDIGTYLKYQKEGKIDLDVLVDKGEQLINVYAIIIINPEKIEDKDFEGAMLLAEWLTSEEGQKAIAEYGKEEFGRSLFYPAVPVLEQKEGEVFKWLLKYGFMKDGESYTECPTKFRYNAAYEFFEFPATIVEG; translated from the coding sequence ATGAAGAGGATGACGTTCATCTTTGTGGTATTTCTAATTGTGAGTGTCGCCATTGGATGCATTGGAACTCCTAAAGCAGAAAACACCACTACAGAAACTCCAAGAGTTTTGACAATCTCAACTACAACAAGTCTATATGACACAGGGATTCTAGAAGAAGTTGTCGCACCAGCATTCAAAGAAAAATACGGCATTGAATTACGTTTTATTCCTAAAGGAACAGGTGGAGCAATTATGGATGCAAAAAACGGTGCAAGCGATGCTATTCTAGTTCATGCACTTTCCAAAGAACAGGCATTTATGGAAGAAGGTTATGGGGTTAATAGAAAAGTATTCGCATACAACTTTTTTGTAATTGTTGGTCCAAAGAGTGATCCCGCTGGAATTAAGGGACTGGGTGTCACAGAGGCCCTTAAAAAGTTAGTTGAGTACGGAAGAATGCACCCCGACCAACTCGTATGGATTTCAAGAGATGATGGTTCTGGAACCAACACAAAAGAAATCGCATTGTGGAAGGCAGCAGGGTTTAGCTTCGAAGAGCTTAAGAATGAAAAGTGGTTTGGAACGACAGGTTCAGGGATGGGGAACACGCTTCTATACACAAGTGAGAGAAAAGCCTACACTCTCTCTGATATCGGAACGTATCTTAAATACCAGAAAGAGGGTAAAATTGACTTGGATGTGCTAGTTGACAAAGGAGAGCAACTTATAAATGTGTACGCCATAATCATCATAAATCCAGAGAAGATCGAGGATAAAGATTTTGAAGGCGCGATGCTTCTTGCAGAATGGCTCACCTCTGAAGAAGGGCAAAAAGCAATAGCAGAGTATGGAAAAGAGGAATTTGGGCGGTCTCTTTTCTATCCAGCTGTTCCAGTACTAGAGCAAAAAGAAGGAGAAGTCTTTAAGTGGTTACTCAAATACGGCTTCATGAAAGATGGCGAGAGTTATACTGAGTGTCCAACCAAATTCCGATATAATGCTGCCTATGAGTTTTTTGAGTTTCCAGCCACAATAGTAGAAGGATAA
- a CDS encoding GTPase — MKQKKAWRIVREAIKEGDIIVEVVDARDPIGTRNPKVEKLVQEEGKKLLIVMNKADLVPKKWAEEYKQKNQNLPIVFISARERKGTGILRKEIKKIAKELFNEGKEKVKVVLVGYPNVGKSTIINVLKGKHAVGTAPIPGYTKGKQLIKLSKRIWLLDSPGVVPIDEFEELVIRGGFPADKIEDPVKPALRLIRRILETRKEAITEKYGIEKFEDEEQILEAIGKRKGLLRKGGEVDLEETARYLLREWQTGKFTLFGKEEKREESFIWDFEEILDEIEREFLIDPRRILWKYEEQLWPRKERRVGIREIEGVIVGIATRFKKCPSAIRFLEELTGKKVIASECFGGKWKGVIAILE, encoded by the coding sequence ATGAAACAGAAAAAGGCTTGGAGGATAGTAAGGGAAGCGATTAAAGAAGGCGATATTATAGTTGAGGTAGTGGATGCTAGAGACCCAATAGGGACCAGAAATCCTAAAGTTGAAAAACTTGTACAGGAAGAAGGAAAGAAGTTACTAATAGTTATGAATAAAGCTGATTTAGTGCCAAAGAAGTGGGCTGAAGAATACAAACAGAAAAATCAAAATCTCCCAATAGTCTTTATCAGTGCAAGAGAAAGAAAAGGGACCGGTATCTTAAGAAAAGAAATAAAAAAGATTGCAAAGGAGCTTTTTAATGAAGGCAAGGAAAAAGTAAAGGTTGTTCTAGTAGGATACCCCAACGTAGGAAAGAGCACCATAATAAATGTCCTAAAAGGAAAACATGCAGTCGGCACTGCCCCAATACCCGGATATACAAAGGGAAAACAGTTGATCAAACTTTCCAAGAGAATATGGCTACTTGATTCCCCTGGAGTAGTTCCAATCGATGAGTTTGAAGAACTTGTTATTAGGGGCGGTTTTCCTGCAGATAAAATCGAAGATCCTGTTAAACCAGCTCTAAGACTCATACGTAGAATCTTGGAAACAAGAAAAGAGGCCATAACTGAAAAATATGGAATCGAGAAATTCGAAGATGAAGAACAAATATTAGAGGCTATAGGAAAGAGAAAAGGCCTCTTAAGAAAAGGGGGAGAAGTTGATCTCGAAGAAACTGCGAGATACCTTTTAAGAGAGTGGCAGACTGGGAAGTTCACCCTTTTTGGCAAAGAAGAGAAAAGAGAGGAAAGCTTTATCTGGGATTTTGAAGAGATCTTGGATGAAATTGAACGTGAATTCCTAATCGATCCAAGAAGGATCCTTTGGAAATATGAAGAACAGCTCTGGCCCAGAAAAGAACGACGTGTTGGAATCAGAGAAATTGAAGGGGTTATAGTAGGAATAGCAACAAGATTTAAGAAATGTCCTTCTGCCATACGATTCCTTGAAGAGCTAACAGGTAAAAAAGTGATTGCAAGTGAATGCTTTGGTGGGAAATGGAAGGGCGTAATAGCAATTCTGGAGTGA